The proteins below are encoded in one region of Sulfitobacter sp. SK012:
- a CDS encoding GNAT family N-acetyltransferase, with the protein MTIRIGRSNDIALCRTLRHIVFVQEQHVPLSDEIDDLDEASTHLIAHDAHQPVGTARITLAGGVAKIGRVCVLPSHRGTGLGAALIRQGLEVATAQGATQAKLGAQTHALGFYEKLGFVATGPVYDDAGIPHRDMVRGL; encoded by the coding sequence ATGACCATTCGGATTGGGCGCAGTAATGACATCGCGCTTTGCCGGACTTTGCGACACATTGTGTTTGTCCAAGAACAACATGTGCCCCTGTCGGATGAAATCGACGATCTGGATGAAGCCAGCACCCATTTGATCGCACATGATGCGCATCAGCCCGTAGGGACAGCACGGATCACACTGGCGGGCGGCGTGGCCAAGATTGGGCGTGTGTGCGTCCTGCCTTCGCATCGTGGAACTGGACTTGGTGCCGCTCTGATCCGACAGGGTTTGGAAGTCGCCACGGCCCAAGGCGCTACACAGGCAAAGCTTGGTGCGCAAACACATGCGCTGGGCTTCTATGAAAAGCTGGGCTTTGTCGCGACTGGTCCCGTCTATGACGACGCTGGCATTCCGCACAGGGATATGGTGCGAGGGCTATGA
- the dapE gene encoding succinyl-diaminopimelate desuccinylase — translation MPGLDPVILTADLVRCPSVTPQDAGALDILYKVLSDAGFDCAWADRGGIRNLFARWGNAGNSRSFGFNGHTDVVPLGDEAAWTMPPFGAEIKDGIMYGRGTTDMKSGVAAFVAAAVDFVRDTPPDGAVVIAITGDEEGDAIDGTTALLEYMAQNGERMDVCLVGEPTCPEQMGDMIKIGRRGSVTVKFHVIGKQGHSAYPHRANNPLTAMVCLMDRLATHELDTGTDHFDPSTLAVVTLDTGNPASNVIPADCRATVNIRFNDIHSGASLTEWLENQAATIRETHGVEIELGVKISGESFITQPGPLSDLVGKAVQSVTGVTPTLSTTGGTSDARFVKAHCPVVEFGLVGQSMHQVDEHVRVDHIRQLKEIYGRILTDYFA, via the coding sequence ATGCCTGGACTTGATCCCGTAATTTTGACCGCCGATTTGGTGCGGTGCCCCTCTGTAACGCCACAAGATGCTGGTGCGCTTGATATTCTGTACAAGGTGCTCAGCGATGCTGGCTTTGATTGCGCTTGGGCGGATCGAGGCGGGATCCGCAACCTGTTTGCCCGCTGGGGCAACGCTGGAAATTCCCGCAGCTTTGGCTTTAACGGACATACCGATGTGGTGCCTTTGGGGGATGAGGCCGCTTGGACGATGCCGCCTTTTGGCGCAGAAATCAAAGACGGGATCATGTACGGCCGCGGCACAACGGATATGAAATCGGGCGTTGCCGCTTTTGTTGCCGCCGCGGTGGATTTCGTGCGTGATACGCCTCCTGATGGCGCCGTGGTGATCGCGATTACCGGCGATGAGGAAGGTGACGCAATTGATGGAACGACCGCGCTGTTGGAGTACATGGCGCAAAACGGCGAACGGATGGACGTTTGCCTTGTCGGCGAACCGACGTGCCCCGAACAGATGGGCGATATGATCAAAATTGGCCGCCGCGGATCAGTGACAGTGAAGTTCCATGTGATCGGCAAACAAGGACATTCCGCTTATCCGCACCGCGCCAACAATCCGCTGACCGCAATGGTGTGTCTGATGGACCGTCTTGCGACCCATGAGTTGGACACCGGTACAGATCATTTTGATCCCTCGACACTCGCGGTCGTGACGCTGGATACGGGCAACCCGGCATCCAATGTGATCCCGGCCGATTGTCGCGCGACGGTGAACATTCGCTTTAACGACATCCATTCTGGTGCCAGCCTGACTGAGTGGCTAGAAAACCAAGCCGCCACAATTCGCGAAACCCACGGCGTTGAAATCGAACTAGGCGTCAAAATCTCTGGCGAGAGCTTTATTACACAACCGGGGCCTCTGTCAGATCTTGTTGGTAAAGCGGTTCAAAGCGTTACCGGCGTCACGCCCACCTTATCGACGACAGGCGGAACCTCAGATGCTCGCTTTGTCAAAGCACATTGTCCTGTCGTCGAATTCGGCCTTGTTGGCCAGTCTATGCATCAGGTGGATGAACATGTTCGGGTCGATCATATCCGGCAGCTCAAAGAAATCTATGGGCGCATCCTGACGGATTACTTTGCATGA
- a CDS encoding Hint domain-containing protein yields the protein MVAASELPIETVREGTTATDMADAIFGDGVTVTGATYIGDIDSAGTYSSGDSVSPGVMPGDTGVILSTGNAEDFTNSTGSSNQSNNTSTNTSGVNNNPTFNAEAGARTYDASVLDVDFIPDTSVMTMQFVFSSEEYPEFQNSIYQDFVGVWINGSLVNLDVGDGDTDPGNINTTNNINMYVDNSSDAYNTEMDGFTITMTLTMNVNPGVVNSMRIAIADVADSSYDSNLLIAGDSVQTGLVAISDDVNVYPDGTTTLDVLANDINNGPGTLTITQVNGQDVSVGSTVTLPTGQQVTLNADGTFSVLGDGDEEDFNFTYTVENGDNVDVGFVNATSVPCFVAGTLIATPDGDRCAETLRPGDMVITKDEGPQPLRWIGSRVVLAEGDFAPIHIRAGTLGQHRDLLVSPLHRVLIRDNLAELLFGEAEVLIAARDLINDHSITRRVGGEVTYVHLLFDRHQVVFSEGLETESFLPGPQTASSFEAEVVEEICTIFPELDPVTGTGYPAAARRTLKRYEAQLLLASQAA from the coding sequence ATGGTAGCAGCATCAGAACTTCCAATTGAGACGGTGCGCGAGGGCACAACCGCAACAGATATGGCCGATGCGATCTTTGGTGACGGTGTAACCGTCACTGGGGCCACGTATATTGGTGACATCGACAGTGCAGGTACGTACTCAAGCGGGGATAGCGTCTCGCCGGGGGTCATGCCGGGCGATACGGGTGTCATTCTTTCGACAGGTAATGCCGAAGATTTTACGAATTCAACCGGTTCCTCAAACCAGTCAAACAATACCTCCACCAACACATCTGGCGTCAACAATAACCCAACCTTCAACGCCGAGGCAGGTGCCAGGACCTATGACGCGTCCGTCCTTGATGTAGATTTCATCCCGGACACGTCTGTGATGACGATGCAATTCGTGTTCAGTTCCGAGGAATATCCTGAATTCCAGAACTCGATCTATCAGGATTTCGTAGGTGTCTGGATCAACGGCAGCCTGGTTAATTTGGATGTGGGCGACGGCGATACCGATCCCGGCAACATCAACACAACCAATAACATCAACATGTACGTTGATAACAGCAGCGATGCTTACAACACCGAGATGGACGGCTTTACGATCACGATGACCCTTACGATGAACGTCAATCCTGGTGTTGTGAATTCCATGCGCATCGCGATCGCGGATGTGGCCGATTCCAGTTACGATTCCAACCTGCTCATTGCTGGCGATTCAGTTCAAACTGGTCTTGTCGCAATCTCTGACGATGTAAACGTTTACCCCGATGGCACCACCACGCTTGATGTGTTGGCCAATGACATTAACAACGGCCCCGGTACGCTGACGATTACCCAGGTCAACGGCCAGGACGTGAGTGTCGGCAGTACAGTGACCCTGCCAACCGGCCAGCAAGTCACGCTGAACGCTGATGGCACCTTTAGCGTTCTGGGCGACGGCGACGAAGAAGATTTCAACTTCACGTACACAGTTGAAAACGGTGATAATGTCGATGTCGGTTTTGTCAATGCAACGTCCGTTCCGTGCTTTGTGGCCGGGACGTTGATTGCCACACCTGATGGCGACCGTTGCGCAGAGACACTGCGCCCTGGTGACATGGTAATAACCAAGGACGAAGGACCGCAGCCATTGCGGTGGATCGGTTCTCGGGTTGTGTTAGCAGAGGGTGATTTCGCCCCTATCCACATTCGTGCGGGTACGTTGGGCCAGCACCGCGATCTGCTCGTGTCACCTCTGCACCGCGTCTTGATCCGCGATAACCTTGCGGAGCTGCTGTTTGGTGAGGCCGAAGTCCTGATAGCAGCTCGTGATCTGATCAACGATCATTCGATAACCCGTCGCGTAGGCGGTGAGGTCACTTATGTTCACCTGCTTTTTGACCGCCACCAAGTTGTCTTTTCTGAAGGCTTAGAGACCGAGAGCTTTTTGCCCGGACCCCAAACCGCCAGCAGTTTTGAGGCAGAAGTCGTCGAAGAAATCTGCACTATTTTCCCAGAACTTGATCCTGTTACGGGCACAGGATACCCCGCTGCAGCGCGCCGAACCCTCAAACGCTACGAGGCACAATTGCTTCTTGCGTCACAGGCGGCCTAG
- a CDS encoding Hint domain-containing protein, whose amino-acid sequence MAWLALADRSGRRLSLRGLGSDKREEPRLPDDPRHLLTRGSIMLETRMSPDGRPQVLFGYTTIHPWHRSLVFQAIPGGGIAMVQVQGKEITHAAIQHKNSGRTDVLRITYSWDSPSRWGRLTLEQPEAATLISVAVENPSPLSLQDVRALMLGQGSHDFASDVVFAALSNEIEPIGITPTLSGDVPIATPWGYRRADTLLRGDTVYTHSGEVVPVLHTVTRTVPARGSFAPIRLRAPYYGLKQDIVVAPDQRVVIDGPEVEYMFNQESVLTPARHLVNGFAALDAHCGPTIAYTQVILPGHETMMVANAPLESLFVGRIRRNMPQLEASVLNGIDRNTLPEHGRESHKVLKWYEAISLAKRRAA is encoded by the coding sequence ATGGCATGGCTTGCCCTTGCTGATCGTAGTGGTCGACGGTTGTCTTTGCGGGGTCTGGGATCGGACAAGCGCGAAGAGCCGCGGTTGCCCGATGATCCACGACACCTGCTGACCCGCGGCAGTATCATGCTTGAAACGCGCATGTCACCGGATGGTCGCCCGCAGGTCCTTTTCGGCTATACGACAATCCACCCATGGCACCGCAGCCTCGTGTTTCAGGCAATTCCCGGCGGCGGCATCGCGATGGTGCAGGTGCAGGGCAAAGAAATCACCCACGCCGCAATCCAGCATAAAAACTCCGGACGCACCGACGTGCTGCGGATCACCTATTCTTGGGACAGCCCCAGTCGTTGGGGCCGCTTGACGCTGGAGCAACCCGAGGCCGCGACCTTGATCAGCGTTGCCGTTGAAAACCCCTCTCCATTGTCACTGCAGGATGTTCGCGCTTTGATGTTGGGCCAAGGGTCTCATGATTTTGCCAGCGATGTGGTTTTTGCGGCCCTCTCGAATGAGATTGAACCGATCGGAATTACCCCTACCCTGTCTGGCGATGTGCCCATCGCAACGCCTTGGGGATACCGCCGAGCAGATACGCTCTTACGTGGCGATACCGTCTATACCCACAGTGGCGAGGTTGTGCCGGTGTTGCATACGGTCACGCGTACGGTTCCTGCGCGCGGCAGCTTTGCTCCAATCCGCTTGCGCGCACCCTATTATGGGCTGAAGCAGGACATCGTCGTCGCGCCCGATCAGCGCGTAGTCATTGACGGCCCCGAAGTCGAATACATGTTCAACCAAGAATCCGTGCTGACGCCAGCTCGTCATCTGGTGAATGGCTTTGCTGCATTGGATGCGCATTGCGGTCCGACGATTGCCTATACTCAAGTCATCTTGCCCGGCCATGAAACCATGATGGTGGCAAACGCCCCACTAGAAAGCCTCTTTGTTGGTCGCATCCGCCGCAACATGCCACAGCTTGAAGCCAGTGTACTGAACGGTATCGACCGAAACACATTGCCTGAGCACGGGCGCGAATCCCACAAGGTGTTGAAGTGGTACGAAGCGATCAGCCTCGCCAAACGCCGTGCAGCTTAA
- a CDS encoding GlsB/YeaQ/YmgE family stress response membrane protein, with translation MTGIGWFMSLIIGALAGWLAGRFMDREHSLIMNIVLGVVGAMVLNWILSTILGSTLGGLIGQTFVGFAGACLLIAAAKMIRDRNS, from the coding sequence ATGACAGGTATCGGTTGGTTTATGTCGCTCATTATTGGCGCGCTTGCGGGATGGCTCGCAGGGAGGTTCATGGACCGTGAACACAGTCTGATTATGAACATTGTGCTTGGTGTGGTGGGCGCAATGGTCTTAAATTGGATCCTGAGCACAATTTTGGGCTCAACACTTGGTGGCCTGATCGGGCAGACTTTTGTGGGTTTTGCAGGCGCATGCTTGTTGATCGCTGCAGCTAAGATGATCCGCGACCGCAACTCATAG
- the dapD gene encoding 2,3,4,5-tetrahydropyridine-2,6-dicarboxylate N-succinyltransferase, producing MSNAQLETAIESAWDARDTISSATTGEARDAIEATLNALDSGKLRVAEKQDDGSWHVNQWAKKAVLLGFRIKDMQQHEGGPQGAGWWDKVDSKFKGWGDAEWKEAGFRAVPNCVVRKSAFIAPGVVLMPSFVNIGAYVDSGTMVDTWATVGSCAQIGKNVHLSGGVGIGGVLEPMQAGPTIIEDNCFIGARSEVVEGCIVREGSVLGMGVFIGQSTKILDRETGKVMYGEVPSGSVVVAGSMPSKNGVHLYCAVIVKRVDERTRSKTSINELLRD from the coding sequence ATGTCCAATGCCCAACTTGAAACCGCAATTGAATCCGCGTGGGATGCCCGCGACACCATATCCTCTGCCACCACGGGCGAGGCCCGCGATGCGATCGAAGCTACGTTGAACGCTCTCGACAGCGGCAAGTTGCGCGTGGCCGAAAAGCAGGATGACGGCAGCTGGCATGTGAACCAGTGGGCTAAAAAGGCCGTGCTTCTGGGGTTCCGGATCAAGGACATGCAGCAGCATGAAGGCGGCCCACAGGGCGCTGGCTGGTGGGACAAGGTCGACAGCAAGTTCAAAGGCTGGGGCGATGCGGAATGGAAAGAGGCCGGTTTTCGGGCTGTGCCAAATTGCGTCGTGCGCAAATCCGCCTTCATCGCGCCGGGCGTCGTGTTGATGCCAAGCTTCGTCAACATTGGTGCCTACGTGGATAGCGGCACGATGGTTGATACGTGGGCTACGGTTGGCAGCTGCGCCCAGATCGGCAAAAATGTGCATCTTTCGGGTGGTGTCGGCATTGGGGGCGTATTGGAGCCGATGCAAGCCGGCCCAACAATCATCGAAGACAACTGCTTCATCGGCGCACGGTCCGAGGTGGTCGAAGGCTGCATCGTGCGCGAAGGTTCTGTTCTGGGTATGGGCGTGTTTATCGGCCAGTCGACCAAGATTTTGGACCGCGAAACCGGCAAGGTTATGTACGGCGAAGTCCCAAGTGGATCTGTTGTTGTTGCGGGTTCAATGCCGTCCAAGAATGGCGTGCACCTCTATTGCGCGGTGATCGTGAAGCGTGTGGATGAACGCACTCGGTCGAAAACCTCTATCAACGAATTGCTTCGGGACTGA
- a CDS encoding LOG family protein encodes MDKTSRHPLRKADKDRTSAKEVPITPQTQAPAYKLAFSDDEFLLRDELRPVRLQLELLKPQMMLDEYGIESTIVLFGGARIPEPAKKSEARTKTLADLSRFYDEAREFSRLMTLKSMETGGHENVVVTGGGPGVMEAGNRGAIDAGGASIGLNIVLPFEQAPNEYVTPELCFNFHYFAIRKMHFLMRARAICVFPGGFGTMDETFEALTLIQTGRMQRVPFLLFGREFWEKIINWDALAEAGTISAEDLSLFRFVETAQDAMELIEQWGDTETRDSIPGR; translated from the coding sequence ATGGACAAGACCAGCCGCCACCCTTTGCGCAAAGCTGACAAAGACCGCACGAGCGCCAAGGAGGTGCCGATCACGCCGCAAACCCAAGCGCCTGCATACAAACTGGCCTTTTCTGATGACGAATTTCTGCTGCGCGACGAATTGCGCCCCGTTCGGTTGCAGCTTGAGCTTTTGAAACCTCAGATGATGCTGGACGAGTATGGGATTGAATCCACTATCGTCCTGTTTGGCGGCGCGCGTATCCCTGAGCCTGCGAAAAAGAGCGAAGCACGCACGAAAACGCTCGCTGATTTGTCGCGGTTCTATGACGAAGCGCGCGAATTCTCGCGCCTGATGACGCTAAAATCCATGGAAACTGGTGGCCATGAGAACGTCGTGGTCACTGGCGGTGGCCCCGGTGTAATGGAGGCGGGAAACCGCGGTGCAATTGATGCAGGCGGCGCTTCCATCGGTCTAAATATCGTGCTGCCTTTTGAGCAGGCCCCGAACGAATATGTCACGCCGGAGTTGTGTTTCAACTTTCACTACTTTGCGATCCGCAAGATGCATTTCCTGATGCGCGCCCGTGCAATCTGCGTTTTTCCAGGCGGCTTTGGCACCATGGACGAAACTTTCGAGGCCCTGACTTTGATCCAGACAGGGCGCATGCAGCGCGTGCCGTTTTTGTTGTTTGGGCGAGAATTCTGGGAGAAAATCATCAACTGGGATGCGCTGGCTGAGGCTGGCACCATCTCGGCTGAGGACCTTAGTCTGTTCCGCTTTGTAGAAACCGCGCAAGACGCAATGGAATTGATCGAACAGTGGGGCGATACTGAAACCCGAGACAGCATACCCGGCCGTTGA
- a CDS encoding M12 family metallo-peptidase: MAEETGTHTHSHEHAEAGSQIQSPASSAQVVSDYRGITAHFDNQYLRWNTVTEAATPVVVTYSFTNTPTTSEYRPYPVSSYWSYNATQQANFRSALAEFEAASGVMFVEVQGEAMINAFGADGASSGGWASLAFSTQTSTGDGYLVNASRNMAPGDYGYQVLLHELGHAMGLSHPHSGNTYVLDENADTQANTVMTYNLENGAATDLGPLDIAALRSIYGTTAGTAGWTVSTVNNIPVIIASDRSEVVMAAGQGSRVEAGRGDDTVYGREGNDLLFGGSGDDTISGGDGNDRVYGGSGDDLIYTDLEVYNTLGGHDSAAGGYGNDHIYLGYGNDRSTGQAGHDTLEGGYGNDSLNGSIGNDSLLGQQGDDRIFGGSGQDSIYGSVGNDTLNGHTDHDILFGESGNDVMLGGLGDDTLDGGSGDDVIFGNDGDDMITGGRGADGLRGLAGNDTLNGGDGADRMFGGAGADTFVFGNSDAFETNRIYDFEGGQDIIRIEGLNLRWEIMTLVETGNDGADASLQYSNWFRLDLLNTDVSELSETDFVFS, encoded by the coding sequence ATGGCCGAAGAAACCGGTACTCACACGCATAGCCACGAACATGCTGAGGCAGGATCACAGATCCAATCCCCCGCAAGTAGCGCGCAAGTGGTTTCAGACTACCGTGGAATCACTGCCCATTTCGACAATCAATACTTACGCTGGAACACAGTGACAGAAGCCGCAACGCCGGTGGTGGTTACTTACAGTTTTACCAACACGCCCACGACATCGGAATACCGACCGTATCCAGTGAGCAGTTATTGGTCTTATAACGCGACACAGCAGGCCAATTTCCGCAGTGCCTTAGCCGAATTTGAAGCCGCATCTGGTGTGATGTTTGTCGAAGTGCAGGGCGAAGCAATGATCAACGCGTTCGGCGCGGATGGCGCAAGCAGCGGTGGTTGGGCAAGTCTCGCATTCAGCACACAAACCAGCACCGGCGACGGATATCTTGTAAATGCCAGCCGCAACATGGCACCAGGCGATTACGGTTATCAAGTTCTGCTTCACGAGCTTGGCCATGCGATGGGGTTAAGCCACCCACATAGTGGCAACACCTATGTCTTGGACGAAAATGCAGATACGCAGGCCAACACGGTCATGACCTATAACCTTGAAAATGGCGCGGCAACAGATCTTGGACCACTGGATATCGCAGCCCTGCGCAGTATTTACGGAACCACCGCAGGTACGGCCGGGTGGACTGTTAGCACCGTTAACAACATTCCTGTCATCATAGCCTCGGACCGCTCAGAGGTCGTAATGGCCGCCGGCCAAGGATCACGGGTCGAAGCCGGTCGCGGTGATGACACCGTTTATGGCCGCGAAGGCAACGACCTGCTGTTTGGCGGCAGCGGGGACGACACGATTTCAGGCGGCGACGGAAATGATCGCGTCTACGGTGGATCTGGCGACGACCTGATTTACACCGACCTTGAAGTTTACAACACACTGGGCGGCCACGACAGCGCGGCAGGTGGATACGGCAATGATCATATCTATCTGGGTTACGGCAATGATAGATCTACGGGCCAAGCAGGCCATGACACGCTTGAAGGTGGCTATGGAAACGATTCCCTGAATGGCAGCATCGGCAACGACAGCTTGCTAGGCCAACAGGGCGATGATCGGATATTTGGTGGCTCTGGACAGGATTCGATTTATGGAAGCGTGGGCAATGACACTTTGAACGGCCACACCGATCACGACATCCTCTTTGGAGAGAGCGGCAACGACGTGATGCTCGGCGGTCTTGGTGACGACACCTTGGATGGTGGCTCTGGTGATGACGTGATATTTGGCAACGATGGCGACGATATGATCACCGGCGGAAGAGGTGCTGATGGGCTGCGCGGATTGGCCGGAAACGACACCTTGAACGGCGGTGACGGTGCGGACCGCATGTTTGGAGGGGCAGGGGCGGACACGTTCGTCTTTGGCAATTCCGATGCTTTTGAGACCAACCGCATTTACGACTTTGAGGGTGGCCAGGACATCATCCGCATCGAAGGCTTGAACCTGCGTTGGGAAATCATGACGCTCGTCGAAACAGGCAATGACGGTGCAGATGCAAGCCTGCAGTATTCCAACTGGTTCCGCCTAGATCTGTTGAACACAGATGTAAGCGAACTCAGCGAAACGGATTTCGTCTTTTCCTAA
- the rlmN gene encoding 23S rRNA (adenine(2503)-C(2))-methyltransferase RlmN, with protein sequence MTPSEQPKAPITQDVHTMPRKLPEGPANLIGMTRDGMREALIAMGTTEKQAKMRVGQIWQWIYQWGVRDFEAMTNLSKAFRAELAEHFVLEVPHVVTKQVSTDGTRKYLVRIAGGHEVEIVYIPEEGRGTLCVSSQVGCTLTCSFCHTGTQKLVRNLTAGEIIGQVMVARDDLGEWPETGARTYEARLLSNIVLMGMGEPLYNFENVRDAMKIAMDPEGIQISRRRITLSTSGVVPEIARTAQEIGCLLAVSFHATTDEVRDTLVPINKRWNIEALLDALRTYPKVSNSERITFEYVMLHGVNDSDEDAHRLVKLIEGIPAKINLIPFNEWPGAPYTRSSNNRIRAFSEIIYKAGYPSPVRKPRGEDIMAACGQLKSATERGRKSRKQIAAETGLAGE encoded by the coding sequence ATGACCCCGTCAGAGCAACCAAAAGCCCCCATCACGCAAGACGTGCACACAATGCCGCGTAAACTGCCGGAGGGGCCCGCAAACCTTATCGGCATGACCCGTGACGGCATGCGTGAAGCACTTATTGCGATGGGCACGACGGAAAAGCAGGCCAAGATGCGGGTCGGTCAGATCTGGCAGTGGATCTACCAATGGGGCGTGCGCGATTTTGAAGCGATGACCAACCTCAGCAAGGCGTTCCGTGCCGAGTTGGCAGAGCATTTCGTGCTCGAAGTGCCGCATGTTGTTACCAAGCAAGTAAGCACCGACGGGACGCGCAAGTATCTGGTGCGCATCGCGGGCGGCCACGAGGTTGAGATTGTCTACATTCCTGAAGAGGGGCGCGGAACGCTTTGTGTTTCGTCTCAGGTTGGATGTACGCTGACTTGCTCGTTCTGTCACACAGGGACGCAAAAACTAGTGCGTAACCTGACCGCCGGCGAGATCATTGGCCAAGTTATGGTGGCGCGCGACGATCTGGGTGAATGGCCAGAAACAGGTGCGCGCACCTACGAAGCCCGGCTCTTGTCGAACATCGTTTTGATGGGCATGGGCGAACCTCTCTATAACTTTGAAAATGTGCGCGACGCGATGAAAATCGCCATGGATCCCGAGGGCATCCAGATATCGCGTCGCCGCATCACCCTTTCAACATCAGGCGTTGTGCCGGAAATTGCGCGCACAGCCCAAGAAATTGGCTGCCTGCTCGCCGTGTCCTTTCACGCGACGACCGACGAAGTGCGCGACACATTGGTGCCGATCAACAAGCGCTGGAATATCGAAGCACTCCTCGATGCTCTGCGCACGTACCCCAAGGTTAGCAATTCAGAACGGATAACTTTTGAATACGTGATGCTGCACGGCGTAAACGATAGTGATGAAGACGCGCACCGTTTGGTAAAGCTGATTGAGGGCATCCCGGCCAAGATCAACTTGATCCCGTTTAACGAATGGCCCGGCGCACCCTACACACGCTCAAGCAACAACCGTATCCGCGCGTTTTCAGAAATCATCTATAAGGCTGGATATCCCTCGCCGGTGCGCAAACCACGCGGCGAAGATATCATGGCAGCTTGTGGTCAGTTAAAATCCGCAACCGAACGGGGGCGCAAATCCCGGAAACAAATTGCTGCTGAAACAGGGTTAGCTGGCGAATAA
- a CDS encoding invasion associated locus B family protein, with translation MKSVVLVAGLTALVAGSAFAQSQSTNRVAANTDWSVFVEDNPTECWAVSTPKESVNSRDGRVVAVNRGQTLLMVTYRPSPGEKGQIAFTGGYPFASGSTVQLDISGTKFKMFTDGEWAWTANVDDDKKVVSAMKRGADAVLVGRSGRGTETKDSFSLLGFTAAVEDAAKRCSG, from the coding sequence ATGAAGTCTGTTGTTTTGGTAGCAGGGCTAACCGCCTTGGTGGCTGGCAGCGCATTTGCGCAAAGCCAGAGCACCAACCGCGTTGCGGCCAATACGGATTGGAGCGTTTTTGTCGAAGACAATCCGACAGAATGTTGGGCCGTTTCAACCCCAAAGGAATCAGTGAACTCACGCGATGGACGTGTGGTCGCTGTTAACCGGGGTCAAACACTGTTGATGGTGACCTACCGCCCGAGTCCGGGGGAAAAGGGTCAGATCGCCTTTACTGGCGGTTATCCTTTTGCAAGCGGCTCGACCGTTCAGTTGGATATCTCCGGTACCAAATTTAAGATGTTTACCGACGGCGAGTGGGCGTGGACCGCGAACGTAGATGATGACAAAAAGGTTGTCAGCGCAATGAAACGCGGTGCCGATGCTGTTCTCGTTGGCCGTTCAGGTCGCGGAACAGAAACCAAAGATAGCTTTTCGTTGCTGGGTTTCACGGCTGCCGTAGAAGACGCGGCTAAGCGCTGCAGCGGTTAA
- a CDS encoding asparaginase — MQFAAPFAEIWRGPFLESVHSGHAVICNSAGQVVEAWGNPSAEILPRSSSKMIQAIPLLNSGAADMMGLGTEQLALACASHTGASIHTDGVAKWLKTLNLSDDDFRCGPQEPSDQDARDALIRAHERPCQIHNNCSGKHTGFLTLARHLGGGPDYVDPTHPVQEACLATFEEVTQETSPGFGIDGCSAPNYACTLKGMARAMAHFAAAPDGSAEKRLHEAMRLHPELVAGEGRACTELMRAMDGKVAIKTGAEGFFIAILPEQKLGIALKAACGTTRAAECAIAALLVKLGVLDAAHPAAMKRMNAAITNRRGIQTGVMKASAALL, encoded by the coding sequence ATGCAGTTTGCAGCCCCCTTTGCTGAAATCTGGCGCGGGCCTTTTCTGGAAAGCGTTCATTCGGGTCATGCGGTGATTTGCAACAGCGCCGGGCAAGTGGTTGAGGCATGGGGAAATCCGTCTGCTGAAATACTACCGCGCAGCTCCTCAAAGATGATTCAGGCGATCCCACTTTTGAACAGTGGGGCGGCCGATATGATGGGTCTGGGAACCGAGCAACTGGCGCTAGCCTGTGCATCACATACAGGTGCTTCAATCCATACCGACGGCGTGGCCAAGTGGCTTAAAACGCTCAACCTGAGCGATGATGACTTTCGCTGCGGCCCGCAAGAACCAAGCGACCAGGATGCGCGTGACGCCTTAATCCGTGCGCATGAACGCCCCTGTCAAATCCACAACAACTGTTCTGGTAAACACACCGGATTTCTAACGCTGGCCCGGCATTTGGGTGGTGGGCCAGACTATGTTGACCCAACACATCCCGTGCAAGAAGCCTGTCTGGCCACGTTCGAAGAAGTCACCCAAGAAACCAGCCCCGGATTTGGCATCGATGGCTGTTCGGCCCCAAATTACGCCTGCACGCTAAAGGGGATGGCACGCGCCATGGCCCATTTTGCCGCTGCCCCTGATGGGTCTGCCGAAAAGCGCCTGCACGAAGCAATGCGCCTGCATCCAGAGCTGGTCGCTGGTGAGGGGCGCGCCTGCACAGAGTTGATGCGCGCGATGGACGGCAAAGTGGCGATCAAGACTGGGGCCGAGGGCTTTTTTATTGCGATCTTGCCAGAACAAAAGCTCGGGATTGCGCTGAAAGCGGCTTGCGGGACAACCCGCGCTGCGGAATGTGCAATCGCCGCGCTGTTGGTTAAACTGGGGGTGCTGGATGCAGCACACCCAGCAGCGATGAAGCGGATGAATGCAGCAATCACGAACAGGCGCGGCATTCAGACCGGTGTTATGAAGGCGAGCGCCGCTCTGCTTTGA